Within Acinetobacter sp. LoGeW2-3, the genomic segment TATTTCCAGATTTTAGCTTTAGGATATTGGGCGATTTTCTGTAATCCGCCAAGTTCTGCTTATCTGGTTGCTCGACGTAATAGCAAGATATTGTTTAAATTGCAGGTTGTCGAGTTGTGCATTAAATTTATTTTATTTGCCGCTCTGTATCTGCTGTTAAGCGACAAGCTGTATATGTTGCTGGCGGTGCCGGTTGCGTTGATTTTCTATAACTTTGCCATTTTATATGTAGTGTGGAGAAGCAAAGTATGATGTTTTTTAAAGCCTTGAAACTCATGCATTGGTTCACTGCGCAGTGCCGTAAGGCGATTTATAATCTGGCTTTTGGCACGCGGTTTCGCTACTTTGGCAAATATTCGACTTTGGAAATTAGCGGTCAGGTCAAAATCGGCAAGAATGTTTATATTGGTGATTATGTCAGCATCATTGTCGAGCCGGGGGCAAGTCTCACCATTGCCGATCACAGCTTTATTGGTGAAAACTGCTATATCAAGTGCTTTGGTGGCAAGATCGAAATTGGTCGAGATGTCAGCATCAATTCCAAGTCTTATATCAATGGCTGTGGCGGGGTAAAAATTGGTGACAATACCCGGATTGGGACACAAAGCATTATTATTGCTAGTAACCATAAATTTGGTGAGCCGAATGTGCTGGTTAAGGACCAGATTACTAAACAAGGCATCAATTTAGGTGAAAATATCTGGCTCGGTGCACGGGTGACGGTGTTGGATGGTGTGACGATTCCAGACAATAGCGTGATTGGTGCCTGTAGCTTGGTCTCCAAACCGCTGATGGAGGACGGAGTCTACGTCGGGATTCCAGCGAAAAAAATAAAATCACTCTGACTGGGCATCCATATCCCTGAATCTAATTTCAGCGTAAAATATCTGGCTTGATCTTTTTCCATTGAGTTTTTGCAGCCCTATGGCCTTTATTCGTTCTGCGTTTCATCTGCTGTTTGATCTGGTCTATTTTATGGCTAAGGGCAGTGTGGCTTATGCGCGTAAAAAAGGTGTGACCGTAGGGGAGCAGTGCCGGATCTATATCAAGAGCTGGGGCTCAGAGCCATTTTTAATTTCACTCGGCGATCATGTCACGGTGACCTCAGGCGTAAAATTTATTACCCATGATGGCAGTACCTGTCTGGTGAAAGACAGCCAAGGTAAACGCTATCAACGTTTTGCGCCGATTCAGGTGGGTTCTCATGTGTTTATTGGCGTGAACAGTATCATTATGCCGGGTGTCACTATTGGTTCAAATGTGGTGATCGGTGCAGGTTCTGTGGTAACCAAAGACATTCCGGATAATAGTGTCGCGATTGGCGTACCAGCCAAAGTTGTTTCCAGTTTTGCCGATTATCAGACCAAGATCCAGGCGACCTGTGCCAGTGATAGCGATCTGGTCGGTATTCAGGACTATGCCGAACGGGTGCAGCGCGCTATCAAAATTCAAGCCTCTAAAATCTCCCATTAATTTTTAAGTCAGGTCTGATTATGTTGAATAAAGTGATGTTCTTTTTACCGACGCTGGGGGGCGGTGGTGCGGAGCGCACGGTAATTCAGTTGGCCAACAGTTTTGCCGAACAGGGCCTGAATATTCATTTAGGTGTGTGTGACCTGAATGGAGTCAAAGCAAAATTATTGCCGGAAGTCAGCCCGAAAATCCAGTTGGTGAATTTTGACTGCGGTCGTGTCGCGAATGCGACTCTGCCGTTAAAAAAGAAACTACAGGCCGAACAATATGATTGTCTGGTAGCTACCCAGACTCACACCAATATTATTGCCGCTTTGGCCAAGAAACTGGCCGGGGTGAAAACCCGCCTGATTTTCCGGGAAGTCTCTACGCCGTCTAAAAATATGAAAACTCAAGGCTTGGCAAAATTTATTTTAAAAACTTTGGTGAATTTTACCTATCCGATGGCACAGCAGGTGGTTTGTGTTTCCAAAGGCGTCGAGCAGGATTTCCGGGAATATTATAGCTATAAAAAGTCCAATCTAAGTACGATTTATAACCCGGTACTGGACGATGCCTATTTTGAAAAACTAAAAGTACCCGTCCAACACAAATTCTTTAATGGCAATAATAAAGTCATTCTGGCTGTTGGCCGTCTGACTGAAGCAAAGAATTTTGGCTTTTTGATCCGTTCTTTTAAAGGCCTGCATGACCAGCATCCCGACACTCGACTGCTGATTCTGGGTGAAGGCGAACTCCGTACTGAATTCGAGGCGCTTATTGCTGAGTTAGGTCTGACAAACATTATGGATTTGCCAGGATTTGATTCCAATCCTTATGCCTATTTTAAATATGCTTCACTCTTTGTTTTAAGTTCGAATTGGGAAGGTTTGCCAGGTGTGTTGATTCAGGCACTGGCGTCGAAAATCAAAGTGGTGAGTACCAACTGCCCAAGTGGTCCGATGGAAATTCTGGATAATTCCAGATTTGGCTTGCTGGTTGAATGCAATGATCAGGCAGGGCTCACCCAAGCCATGCAGCAAGCCATTTTTGGCGATTATGTCAGCTATACAGAGCAGGATTTTGTTGCACATATTCAGCAGTTCCATAAATTGACTGTATTGCAGCAATACCTGCAGATGATGGAGCAGGTCGCATGAGCAAGCCGACCATGGTACATGTAATTACCAACTTTGCTGGGGTTGGCGGGGCGGAGATGATGCTATCGCGCCTGATTCAAGCAACTGAGCAGCAATATCAGCATGTCATTATCGCCTTGATGAAAACATCAAAAGTCTATCAAAGCACTCTAGATCGCTGTCAGGCACATTATGCTTTGGGCTGGAATGGATTGAATACGTTAAGTATCATCCAGAAATTGAGAGCTTTATTAAAACAACTGACACCGCAAACGGTACAGTGCTGGATGTACCATGCCAATGTCTTAACCAGCCTGAGTGTCATTAGTTTAAAGCAGAAGCCGAAAGTGATCTGGGGCATTCATCATTCTCTGGCTTCACCGAAAGAAGAATCCATCAGCACTAAACTGGCTTTAGGATTAAGCAAATTATTATCGAAGCAGCCTCAGGCGATTATTTACTGTGCTCATTCTTCCATGCAGCAGCATCAGGCATTCGGTTTTCATAATTCTAATAGTCATGTGATCGCGAATGGTGTGTATCTGGATAAGTTTCAGCCTAATCCGGAATTACATGATCCAATCGTGATTGGTTTTGCCGGGCGTTATCATCCAGCCAAAGGCTATCCTTATCTGTTTGAAACTATGGCGAAACTGAAAGATCAGCCAGTTGTATTTCGAATTGCTGGTGATGGTGCCAGTCTCAATAATCTTGAAGTGAAGGTTTTGTTTGATCAGTACCAGCTGGATCAGAACAAGGTGCAGTTGCTGGATCAGGTCTCCGATATGCCATCTTTTTATCAGTCCATTGATGCTTTCCTGATGACCTCGATTACCGAAGGTTTTCCGAATGTACTGGTTGAAGCAATGGCCTCCGGTTTGCCATGTATCAGTACTGATGTTGGGGATGCCAGCTATATCGTGCAGGAGTTGGGGTATATTGTGCCGCCACGCGACAGTAATGCTTTAGCCCAAGCCATTTTAAGGTATCTCCAGTTGAATATTGCTGAAAAACAGAATTTGAAACAGGCGACACGGCAGCGGGTAGAGCAATATTTCAGTATCGAAATTGTCAGTCAGCAATATATGCAGGTATGGAGCCAACAGGCATGAAATTTTTAATGATCAGCAGCTTTTTACCTTCAGTGCTGAATTTTCGTGGCAAGTTATTGGAAGCTATTGCCGCGCGCGGTTTTGAAATCCATATCATGGCTCCGGAACTGTCCAGCTTTGCTGAAGAGTATCTGCAGCTGTTACAGTTGGGCTATCAGGTGCATGAAATTCCGATGCAGCGCACAGGTACCAATCCGCTGGCCGATCTGAAACTGTTAAAGCAGATGTATCAGCAGATCCGTCGAATTCAGCCGGATTATGTGCTGTCTTATACCATCAAGCCCGTCATTTACGGCACCTTGGCTGCCTGGCTGGCTAAAGTGCCACATCGTTTTGCTTTAATTACTGGTCTGGGCTATGCCTTTCAGAATGTCGAATCGGGTCAACGTAGCCTGTTCCAGAAAATGGTCCATGGCTTATACGCTCAAGCCTTAAAACATGCTGATAAAGTCTTTTTCCAGAATCCGGACGATCTGAAACTGTTTCAGGACATGCATTTTCTGAAAAAAGATAAGCCGACCGTGGTGGTGAATGGTTCCGGGGTCAATGTGCAGGACTTTGATGTGATGCCATTGCCAGTCAATGAA encodes:
- a CDS encoding glycosyltransferase, yielding MLNKVMFFLPTLGGGGAERTVIQLANSFAEQGLNIHLGVCDLNGVKAKLLPEVSPKIQLVNFDCGRVANATLPLKKKLQAEQYDCLVATQTHTNIIAALAKKLAGVKTRLIFREVSTPSKNMKTQGLAKFILKTLVNFTYPMAQQVVCVSKGVEQDFREYYSYKKSNLSTIYNPVLDDAYFEKLKVPVQHKFFNGNNKVILAVGRLTEAKNFGFLIRSFKGLHDQHPDTRLLILGEGELRTEFEALIAELGLTNIMDLPGFDSNPYAYFKYASLFVLSSNWEGLPGVLIQALASKIKVVSTNCPSGPMEILDNSRFGLLVECNDQAGLTQAMQQAIFGDYVSYTEQDFVAHIQQFHKLTVLQQYLQMMEQVA
- a CDS encoding glycosyltransferase family 4 protein is translated as MKFLMISSFLPSVLNFRGKLLEAIAARGFEIHIMAPELSSFAEEYLQLLQLGYQVHEIPMQRTGTNPLADLKLLKQMYQQIRRIQPDYVLSYTIKPVIYGTLAAWLAKVPHRFALITGLGYAFQNVESGQRSLFQKMVHGLYAQALKHADKVFFQNPDDLKLFQDMHFLKKDKPTVVVNGSGVNVQDFDVMPLPVNEQGQVKASFLLIARLLGDKGVREYAEAARIIKAQYPETEFHLVGWIDDNPTAISQAELDSWIAEKTINYWGRLSDVRPAIAASSVYVLPSYREGTPRTVLEAMAMGRAIITTDAPGCRETVAHGVNGYLVGVKSVDDLVQAMQYFIDDPKLMLYMGQQSRERTLSKYDVHQVNAHMLREMGISA
- a CDS encoding acyltransferase; amino-acid sequence: MMFFKALKLMHWFTAQCRKAIYNLAFGTRFRYFGKYSTLEISGQVKIGKNVYIGDYVSIIVEPGASLTIADHSFIGENCYIKCFGGKIEIGRDVSINSKSYINGCGGVKIGDNTRIGTQSIIIASNHKFGEPNVLVKDQITKQGINLGENIWLGARVTVLDGVTIPDNSVIGACSLVSKPLMEDGVYVGIPAKKIKSL
- a CDS encoding glycosyltransferase; amino-acid sequence: MSKPTMVHVITNFAGVGGAEMMLSRLIQATEQQYQHVIIALMKTSKVYQSTLDRCQAHYALGWNGLNTLSIIQKLRALLKQLTPQTVQCWMYHANVLTSLSVISLKQKPKVIWGIHHSLASPKEESISTKLALGLSKLLSKQPQAIIYCAHSSMQQHQAFGFHNSNSHVIANGVYLDKFQPNPELHDPIVIGFAGRYHPAKGYPYLFETMAKLKDQPVVFRIAGDGASLNNLEVKVLFDQYQLDQNKVQLLDQVSDMPSFYQSIDAFLMTSITEGFPNVLVEAMASGLPCISTDVGDASYIVQELGYIVPPRDSNALAQAILRYLQLNIAEKQNLKQATRQRVEQYFSIEIVSQQYMQVWSQQA
- a CDS encoding acyltransferase, coding for MAFIRSAFHLLFDLVYFMAKGSVAYARKKGVTVGEQCRIYIKSWGSEPFLISLGDHVTVTSGVKFITHDGSTCLVKDSQGKRYQRFAPIQVGSHVFIGVNSIIMPGVTIGSNVVIGAGSVVTKDIPDNSVAIGVPAKVVSSFADYQTKIQATCASDSDLVGIQDYAERVQRAIKIQASKISH